One window of Desulfarculus baarsii DSM 2075 genomic DNA carries:
- the priA gene encoding replication restart helicase PriA: protein MSAAQNLGWRVEAAVAAPLWKALSYAAPDDLVPLIGPLCRMIAPLRGRRALAFALARPERGDVSGLRPIHDVLEAAGGPQMIPPALLNFYQRAAAHYHAPLGQMLAMSLPAGLGALGAAGVPAASQVAVARLSAKALGQPPELRGQAGELFDYLRQNGPTALPELRRRWPRATALVKGLESAGWLAVGQQPVCKDILGRPIGHEPAPERLSAEQEAAVAAIGAAARARRFEPFLLYGVTSSGKSEVYAQACRQALEQGRAALVLAPEIGLCLRLQGLLAQRLGAETVAVLHSGLSPAARRDQWARIAAGRARVVVGARSAVFAPLDDPGVICVDEEQDEAYKHEDGPRYHARDLALLRGQEQACPVVLGTATPALTTLARARNGGLTTLAMTSRVAGASLPKVEVVDLRSCGRLTAGFLSPRLHQALRQETAAGRQAVLFINRRGFAPALLCPACGKTVGCPHCSLALCLHLDPPRLICHACGHLARPPAQCPSCGADGAQMKPLGLGSEAVVQALARLEPQLRLARLDRDAAGSPAKLGEILRAMADRRLDVIVGTQMITKGHHFPGIGLVGVLLADQALGMPDFRAAERAYALLTQAAGRAGRGQDQGRVIIQTYDPAHHAVRAAASHKPEIFYDHELAERRALGYPPFCRITLLRLEAKDQAVAQQTALALGRELRAAQGDLAADIQTLGPAPAPLAKAKDHFRWQIMLKAPSAAAASRLLNLALHRLGPLPAGARLLVDVDPLNMA, encoded by the coding sequence ATGAGCGCCGCCCAAAACCTGGGCTGGCGAGTGGAGGCGGCGGTGGCCGCGCCGCTGTGGAAGGCCCTGAGCTACGCCGCGCCCGATGATCTTGTCCCGCTGATTGGGCCCCTTTGCCGCATGATCGCGCCGCTGCGCGGCCGGCGCGCGCTGGCCTTCGCCCTGGCCCGGCCCGAGCGCGGCGACGTCAGCGGCCTGCGGCCCATCCACGACGTGCTGGAGGCCGCCGGCGGCCCGCAGATGATCCCACCGGCGCTTTTGAATTTTTATCAACGGGCGGCGGCCCACTATCACGCGCCCTTGGGCCAGATGCTGGCCATGTCGCTGCCGGCGGGCTTGGGCGCGCTGGGCGCGGCCGGCGTGCCGGCGGCCAGCCAGGTCGCCGTGGCGCGGCTTTCGGCCAAGGCCCTGGGTCAGCCGCCGGAGCTGCGCGGTCAAGCTGGCGAATTATTTGACTATCTGCGCCAAAATGGCCCCACCGCCCTGCCCGAGCTGCGCCGTCGGTGGCCCCGGGCCACGGCCCTGGTCAAGGGCCTGGAGTCGGCCGGTTGGCTGGCCGTGGGCCAGCAGCCGGTCTGCAAGGATATCCTGGGCCGGCCCATCGGCCACGAGCCCGCGCCAGAGCGCCTTAGCGCCGAGCAAGAGGCCGCCGTGGCGGCCATCGGCGCGGCGGCGCGGGCGCGGCGCTTCGAGCCGTTTTTGCTCTATGGCGTGACCAGCTCGGGCAAGAGCGAGGTCTACGCCCAGGCCTGTCGCCAGGCCTTGGAGCAGGGGCGCGCCGCGCTGGTGCTGGCCCCGGAGATCGGCCTGTGCCTGCGCCTGCAAGGGCTGCTGGCCCAGCGCCTGGGGGCCGAGACGGTGGCCGTGCTGCACTCGGGCCTGAGCCCGGCGGCCCGGCGCGATCAGTGGGCGCGCATCGCCGCCGGTCGGGCGCGGGTGGTGGTGGGCGCGCGCTCGGCGGTGTTCGCGCCGCTGGACGACCCGGGCGTGATCTGCGTCGACGAGGAACAGGACGAGGCCTACAAACACGAGGACGGCCCGCGCTATCACGCCCGCGATCTGGCCCTGCTGCGCGGCCAGGAACAGGCCTGCCCGGTAGTCTTGGGCACGGCCACCCCGGCGCTGACCACCCTGGCCCGGGCCAGAAACGGCGGCCTGACCACCCTGGCCATGACCAGCCGCGTGGCCGGGGCCAGCCTGCCCAAGGTCGAGGTGGTCGATCTGCGCTCCTGCGGCCGGCTGACCGCCGGCTTTCTCAGCCCGCGCCTGCACCAGGCCCTGCGCCAGGAGACCGCCGCCGGCCGTCAGGCGGTGTTGTTCATCAACCGTCGCGGTTTCGCCCCGGCCCTGCTTTGCCCGGCCTGCGGCAAGACCGTGGGTTGCCCCCATTGCAGCCTGGCCCTGTGCCTGCACCTCGATCCGCCCCGGCTGATCTGCCACGCCTGTGGCCACCTGGCCCGGCCGCCGGCCCAATGCCCCAGTTGCGGGGCCGACGGCGCGCAAATGAAACCCCTGGGCCTGGGCTCCGAGGCCGTGGTCCAGGCCCTGGCCCGGTTGGAGCCCCAACTGCGCCTGGCCAGGCTCGACCGCGACGCCGCCGGCAGCCCGGCCAAGCTGGGCGAGATCCTGCGGGCCATGGCCGATCGCCGCCTGGACGTGATCGTCGGCACCCAGATGATCACCAAAGGCCATCACTTCCCCGGCATCGGCCTGGTGGGCGTGCTGCTGGCCGATCAGGCCCTGGGCATGCCCGACTTCCGCGCCGCCGAACGGGCCTACGCCCTGCTGACCCAGGCCGCCGGTCGGGCCGGCCGCGGCCAGGACCAGGGTCGGGTGATCATCCAGACCTACGACCCGGCCCACCACGCCGTGCGCGCCGCCGCCAGCCACAAGCCCGAGATCTTCTACGACCACGAGTTGGCCGAACGCCGCGCCCTGGGCTATCCGCCCTTTTGCCGCATCACGCTGTTGCGCCTGGAGGCCAAAGACCAAGCCGTCGCCCAGCAAACGGCCCTGGCCCTGGGCCGTGAACTGCGCGCCGCCCAAGGCGACCTCGCCGCCGACATCCAGACCCTGGGCCCGGCCCCGGCCCCCCTGGCCAAGGCCAAGGATCACTTCCGCTGGCAGATCATGCTCAAGGCCCCCAGCGCCGCGGCGGCCTCGCGCCTGCTCAACCTGGCCCTGCACCGCCTGGGCCCGCTGCCGGCCGGCGCGCGGCTGCTGGTGGACGTGGACCCGCTGAACATGGCCTGA
- the xsc gene encoding sulfoacetaldehyde acetyltransferase produces the protein MPKMTPSEALVETLVAEGVQNVFGIVGSAFMDALDLFPAAGIRFIPVAHEQAAAHAADGLARVSGRPQACIAQNGPGAANFVSAMVAAYWAHSPVVAITPETGTMGIGTGGFQELDQMAMFEKQTVYQVRVNQPQRMAELARRCFYMAKNLNGPTQLNIPRDFFYGLCHDEIYPTARVSRGLGSVQSLREAARLLAEAKFPVILAGGGVSQADAVEELTALAEYLSAPVVNSYLHNDTFPAEHALAAGPIGYCGSKAAMRLIAKADVVLALGSRLGPFGTLPQYDIDYWPKTAKIIQVDVNIEVLGLSKRVDVASCADVKEYTPALLAAVKELRPGLAADAARLADVAREKQIWADELAQWSASNEKPMHPRRFLSELSQAIPAGSIIATDIGNNSSMCNAYFRFNGPRQHISALSWGNCGFAYGAAMGAKIGAPERPVFCFQGDGAYGISGIQEVMTAVREDIPVIAVVANNFEWGAEKKNQIDYYESRFVGANLPANPDYAALAEVMGAKGYVVEAPDQVGDVVREAVASGRPCVINAKIEGGARVLAEPFRRDALKMPERHLEKYAHLRAK, from the coding sequence ATGCCCAAGATGACCCCTTCCGAGGCGCTGGTGGAAACCCTGGTCGCCGAAGGCGTGCAGAACGTCTTCGGCATCGTGGGCAGCGCCTTCATGGACGCCCTGGACCTGTTCCCGGCGGCGGGCATCCGCTTCATTCCCGTGGCCCACGAGCAGGCCGCCGCCCACGCCGCCGACGGCCTGGCCCGGGTCAGCGGCCGGCCCCAGGCCTGCATCGCCCAGAACGGCCCCGGCGCGGCCAACTTCGTTTCGGCGATGGTGGCGGCCTATTGGGCCCACTCGCCGGTGGTGGCCATCACCCCCGAGACCGGGACCATGGGCATCGGCACGGGCGGCTTTCAAGAGCTGGACCAGATGGCCATGTTCGAGAAACAGACCGTCTATCAGGTGCGGGTCAACCAGCCCCAGCGCATGGCCGAGTTGGCCCGGCGCTGCTTCTACATGGCCAAAAACTTGAATGGCCCCACCCAGCTCAACATCCCCCGCGACTTTTTCTACGGCCTGTGCCACGACGAGATCTATCCCACCGCCCGCGTCAGCCGGGGCCTGGGCTCGGTGCAAAGCCTGCGAGAGGCCGCCCGCCTGCTGGCCGAGGCCAAGTTCCCGGTGATTTTGGCCGGCGGCGGCGTCAGCCAGGCCGACGCGGTCGAGGAGCTGACGGCCCTGGCCGAATATCTCAGCGCGCCGGTGGTCAACAGCTATCTGCACAACGACACCTTCCCGGCCGAGCACGCCCTGGCCGCCGGGCCCATCGGCTATTGCGGCTCCAAGGCGGCCATGCGCCTGATCGCCAAGGCCGACGTGGTCCTGGCCCTGGGCAGCCGCCTGGGGCCCTTTGGCACGCTGCCGCAATACGATATCGACTATTGGCCCAAGACGGCCAAGATCATCCAGGTGGACGTCAACATCGAGGTGCTGGGCCTGAGCAAGCGGGTCGACGTGGCCTCCTGCGCCGACGTCAAGGAATACACGCCGGCCCTGCTGGCGGCCGTCAAGGAGCTGCGGCCCGGCCTGGCCGCCGACGCCGCGCGCCTGGCCGACGTGGCCCGCGAAAAGCAGATCTGGGCCGACGAACTGGCCCAGTGGAGCGCCTCCAACGAAAAGCCCATGCACCCCCGGCGTTTTCTGAGCGAGCTGAGCCAAGCCATCCCAGCCGGTTCGATCATCGCCACCGATATCGGCAACAACTCCTCGATGTGCAACGCCTATTTCCGCTTCAACGGCCCGCGCCAGCACATCTCGGCCCTGAGCTGGGGCAACTGCGGCTTTGCCTACGGCGCGGCCATGGGCGCCAAGATCGGCGCGCCCGAGCGCCCGGTGTTCTGCTTCCAGGGTGACGGGGCCTACGGCATCAGCGGCATCCAGGAAGTCATGACCGCCGTGCGCGAGGATATTCCGGTCATCGCCGTGGTGGCCAACAATTTTGAATGGGGCGCCGAGAAGAAAAATCAGATAGATTATTACGAAAGTCGTTTTGTCGGGGCCAACCTGCCCGCCAACCCGGACTACGCCGCGCTGGCCGAGGTGATGGGGGCCAAGGGCTACGTGGTCGAGGCGCCCGATCAGGTCGGCGACGTGGTGCGCGAGGCCGTGGCCTCGGGTAGGCCCTGCGTGATCAACGCCAAGATCGAGGGCGGCGCGCGGGTGTTGGCCGAGCCCTTCCGCCGCGACGCCCTGAAAATGCCCGAGCGGCATCTGGAAAAATACGCCCACTTGCGGGCCAAATAA
- a CDS encoding alkaline phosphatase family protein: MARRRLIFVGLDGVGLDLARHLAQGGVMPNLGRIMAEGAAWATDSPLPDVSPVCWTSLFCGEEPGVHGVYGFAHPRPGAHGVACADSRDVLAPRLWELADRQGLRAAVLGVPLTYPAQALDGVMISGFVCPELAGGVHPPALLARLDAAGYRPEADLEQGRHDVAALLADIDQALTTRLAVFEDIWAQERWPLFIAVITDTDRVNHFAWPALWQDEHPLAPAATAIYRRIDDYLGRLRRELAAELADGRARLVLAADHAFGPIRSEVYLNPWLREQGLLAVEGQPPNERILPETLALALDPGRIHLHWAGRFAGGRLRPGRQAQELLERIATGLLELRFNRLEDGPAGPTLRQERPIAQVHLGQRLYHGPNLQNAPDLVAVAAPGYSLRAGLDRPGVFGLSHLCGTHRPHGALACCLPASQQAPPTTVAGLGRWLAQGLALREPFAIGGQIALN, encoded by the coding sequence GTGGCCCGCCGAAGACTGATCTTCGTGGGCCTCGACGGCGTGGGCCTGGACCTGGCCCGCCACCTGGCCCAGGGCGGCGTCATGCCCAATCTGGGGCGGATCATGGCCGAGGGCGCGGCCTGGGCCACGGATTCGCCCCTGCCCGACGTCTCACCGGTGTGCTGGACAAGCCTTTTCTGCGGCGAGGAGCCCGGCGTCCACGGCGTCTATGGCTTTGCCCACCCCCGGCCAGGGGCCCACGGCGTGGCCTGCGCCGACAGCCGCGACGTGCTGGCCCCGCGCCTGTGGGAGCTGGCCGACCGCCAGGGCCTGCGCGCGGCCGTGCTGGGCGTGCCGCTGACCTATCCGGCCCAGGCCCTGGACGGCGTGATGATCAGCGGCTTTGTCTGCCCGGAGCTGGCCGGCGGCGTGCATCCGCCGGCCCTGCTGGCCCGCCTGGACGCCGCCGGCTATCGGCCCGAGGCCGACCTGGAGCAGGGCCGCCACGACGTCGCGGCCTTGCTGGCCGACATCGACCAGGCCCTGACCACCCGCCTGGCCGTGTTCGAGGATATCTGGGCCCAAGAGCGCTGGCCGCTGTTTATCGCCGTCATCACCGACACCGACCGCGTCAACCACTTTGCCTGGCCGGCCCTGTGGCAAGACGAGCACCCCTTGGCCCCGGCGGCCACGGCGATCTATCGCCGCATCGACGACTATCTGGGCCGCCTGCGGCGCGAGTTGGCCGCCGAGTTGGCCGACGGCCGGGCGCGGTTGGTCCTGGCCGCCGATCACGCCTTCGGGCCCATCCGCTCCGAGGTCTACCTCAATCCCTGGCTGCGTGAGCAGGGCCTGCTGGCCGTGGAGGGCCAGCCGCCCAACGAACGCATCCTGCCCGAGACCCTGGCCCTGGCCCTGGACCCGGGGCGCATCCACCTGCACTGGGCCGGGCGCTTTGCCGGCGGGCGGCTGCGGCCGGGCCGCCAGGCCCAAGAACTGCTGGAGCGCATCGCCACGGGGCTTCTGGAGCTGCGCTTCAACCGCCTGGAAGACGGCCCCGCCGGCCCGACCCTGCGCCAGGAGCGGCCCATCGCCCAGGTTCACCTGGGCCAGCGGCTCTACCACGGGCCCAACCTGCAAAACGCCCCCGATCTGGTGGCCGTGGCCGCCCCCGGCTACAGCCTGCGCGCCGGCCTGGACCGGCCGGGCGTCTTTGGCCTGAGCCATCTTTGCGGCACGCATCGGCCCCACGGGGCCCTGGCCTGCTGCCTGCCGGCCAGCCAGCAAGCCCCGCCGACCACCGTGGCCGGCCTGGGTCGCTGGCTGGCCCAGGGGCTGGCCCTGCGCGAGCCGTTTGCCATCGGCGGTCAAATCGCGTTAAACTGA